The DNA sequence TGTCTTGTCTGAATATTTCTAACAAGAACAAAGGGATGTTTTTTATTGATCAGCTcaattaatgaatttaatgTTGCATATCCTAAACCTACACCTTTTGCTTTTGTAAAACAGAAATCACCCATTGTAATATAACCCATAATCTCTCTATCACAAGAATTTCGTACTTTAACACAATCTGGAAGATACAACTGCGACATTTTTTGAGTTTGCTTGCATATGGCTTCACGACTTATTTCtaacaaattctttaatttattttcataactaaaactttgaaaatctttatttaacattttactTAATTTATTAGTTAATGTCTTTTTATGATgtattctttgtttctttagCCGTTTTAAAAGAGCTAAATGATTCTTTCGCGATATTTTACGAATACTTTCATTTGGatcaacatttaatttttccacaGGACCTGACCAACTTCTATTGTTCTTAAACTTTTCTATGTCTTCATTAGTTGGCATACATATTATTGCAAATCTTTTAGGACAtcctttttttataatatctaCTTTAACGCGAATTAAACAATTTCTGTCTTCAAATGCACTTTGCAGAGTAAGACTTGATACATGATTATTTGGTGTATTATATCTTCTTGTATTATCTTCTTGAACTAAGCTGTTTTGcaagaaatttaataatttacgatttcttaatataaaaaaatcgTCTGTATTTGTCCATTCTCTCATTAAGATCTTCCATTCACAGAAAAAAGGACTAGAAATTCCGAGTTTAACAAAGTTCACGCGCCTATTTGGTGGATAACGAAAATACTTTTCTTTTAGCTCCAATTTGGTACTTAATGCTTCTCTTGTATATGCAGGTGTATCTGGATCATTAATATCTGGGGATTGCATATTCTCACATTCAAATAGTATAGATTTTGATTCTCTGAGTGCACCAACTCTTACGCAACGAAATATACAAGCAAGCCAGAATGGCATTCCCCAATTAGATGGAAGAATAACATCTACTCCAGAACCTAACCCtaaaaaaacatatttatCAATCTTGATTATCTTTATTGATAAGAAAGTTTTCCAAtgtaattgttattaataaaaattacctGTTTTACTGATACTAGGTTTTTGAATCAACAATACTGGTATCTTTGCCatgatattttcattaaaatatttgtcatTATCTAGACCAGGTACTAAGCATTGACTTCTTAGTTTATTAATTGCACTTGTTGTTGCACATGTCTTACTGACTTTCTCTCTTATTTTCTGTTCCCAAAGTGGACTAGAGTTTGCATTTGTAGGAGGTACTGACACCATTTCAATTGTCTGTGTTTCTCTTTGAGGTCTAGTTCTTTTATCTGGTAAATGGAATCTTGGATCCAAGACAGTAAAGCCAAAAACAATATTTGGTGGCAACTGACTAGGTGATCGTAACGTTTTTAACATTTGCCATAATTCTTCTTGTGTTTTCAAAGACTCAATATTTTCCTGATTATCATAATACTTATTATGCCACAATTTATCAGAATTTTCATCTTCCTCGTAATCCATTTGATTATGATCTACTTGCATGGCATCCAATTTCAAATTAagtattttatcgaattttgGCAACTGTAGGGCATTTGTTAAAACACTAGTTGTCAATGGTCCGTAAAAACGAAATCgattaaaagtatttttatgaatactcattttacaattcttttcATTAATGTATAAACAAGATTCCGTATTTTGATCACTCGTAGAAGTAGAATGTTCGTCGCTCAAGCGAAATTCAAAACTAGATATAATTTCCGTGAGGAAATCATCGAGGAAAGATGGATGTACCCAAATCCATATGGTTCTTAGATCAGATCGACTTGGTCTCCATAAAAAATGTACATGACCGATTGGAAATTGAGGATAGCCattctttttaaaaaacattACAGTTCCTTCTCGTATGCCTGCTATAAAAATTTGTGCAGCAAATGTTAATTCGAGTGGATTACAATGGCTCTTTAAAGtttctttcaaaatttcttCAAGGCCACTAATTTCGATACAtgtataatatgaaatatcttGCATCAAGCAGTGTTTTGTCATCGCACGATAATTAGCCTTGAAACATTTATCATTCGCGTAACTTGCGATTCTGTAGCCCCATTTCTCTATCATATGAAAACGTTTTGCATGCCAAATATGAGTTTCCAgccaaattttatttcgttgtCTTCGTTTATATTCAGCGAGTAAATTACGAGATCGTCTGCGATATCTACGCGACTGTCTTTTAATTTTTGGCGGCAATCCGGATTTAGTCATTTGATTTAAATGTGCCTCCTGTAATCGGCGGGGTAAACGCTTAGCATTATGAGACATGACACGCCTACGCATATATACCGGCAATTTCTGAAATACAAGTTTCGTTTGTTGAGGATTTtctgtaaataataaataatgatttagatatcaataataaataataaataatgatttaGATATCATTTTTCCCAgtgtatttaatatatatttatatgttggtaaggaaatttatatttattagagTAGGTCCGTGTATCGTTTAACATACCTATGGAATATGTCATTGCAGCAATTTCGCTAGCTCTCGCAGAAACAAGTTTCATAATGTGAACTTCATGTGGCAATCGTTGCGATCCACCTAAGAATTCATCGAATTGTTCCATTCCAGCCATCTCTTATATACGAGTGTTTGAAGTTTTGTTTACACCAAAGTAACCTGCTATACTTAAATTTATGAACAGTAGAATAGTAGAACAGTAGAAGAATATTATAGATTATAGTACTATAAATATCCTAGTGACAAGCACATGTAGTCATCAGACAAAAATAGTTTTGAAGTATACGAATTGTGATTTATTGTACATTGCTTGACACCACTTTAATATTCAGATACACGTGTAGTATCCATTTAAAGCATAGTTAAAAATACTTCAACTTGAACACAGAAACGCCGACGGAGCTTGAATTAGCCGAAAGTATTTTAATCCTGTGCCTATAGGGGGCATTCTTCGAGGTCAATAGGAATTGGACTTAAGGAAAACGAAgtcgaaataattatttatcaaagCGTGTACGCAACACGCGTTAACCCTGTTACATTTGGAATGTTCGCTAACCAATAAGGAGTAGGTCGCCTGCAACGGTATATCAAACATCAAGAGTTTCATTGGTTCGAAGAATTCCATACGTACTGTACGGGGCTATATCTAAAAGTAGTGGAAATCGAATACGTGGTGTACTATGTGGGAATTCATCGTTGGTCTACGATCTATAGTTTTGCTCCCGTCCAATAATGCTCAATCTGCCTACTATTTGCCAGTTAAATGTTCAGTGCGATCCTTCTGCTAATGTCAAGATCCGCGCCGTGAAATAGTCGCCATCTTTGCGACTGAGTCGCATCTCTGAATTTGGCCCGTTGCATGTTCCGCGCAGCTTTATGTAGCGttagagaaaaaagatcaTTGAAAGTTGGTGTCAAAAGGGCAAAGCGGTTTCAGCGAGACCGGATATAGTTCGAGCTGTGCCGAGAAGTGTTAACCCGGCGCGAAAGTGGGCGGAACGCATGGGTCTTACGTCCTTTTGGCCTCGCTACAGTTCATGATAAGGAAAATTTCGGCATTTAATAAGTGACACACATCGAATCTGTGTTGACTGTTCCAcgcagtaataataatattaattcgtATAATTCGTTGGTTGAGCGTTTACCGGCATATGCCATTCTAGTGTGTGTTTGTTCGAACATAGTTTGGTGTAAGAAAAAAATGAGTTGTCAACGTAACGCTGGCAAGATTACAGTGCCGGACGAGTTGCGGGACGTCCTATTAGAGTTTACGATCAGCTATCTTTTGGAGCAACCAGTGGATATTATCGACTATGCCGTAGGTTTTTTCACGCAACTTCGGGAAAGTCGTCAA is a window from the Bombus huntii isolate Logan2020A chromosome 6, iyBomHunt1.1, whole genome shotgun sequence genome containing:
- the LOC126867034 gene encoding ribonucleases P/MRP protein subunit POP1 isoform X2, coding for MRRRVMSHNAKRLPRRLQEAHLNQMTKSGLPPKIKRQSRRYRRRSRNLLAEYKRRQRNKIWLETHIWHAKRFHMIEKWGYRIASYANDKCFKANYRAMTKHCLMQDISYYTCIEISGLEEILKETLKSHCNPLELTFAAQIFIAGIREGTVMFFKKNGYPQFPIGHVHFLWRPSRSDLRTIWIWVHPSFLDDFLTEIISSFEFRLSDEHSTSTSDQNTESCLYINEKNCKMSIHKNTFNRFRFYGPLTTSVLTNALQLPKFDKILNLKLDAMQVDHNQMDYEEDENSDKLWHNKYYDNQENIESLKTQEELWQMLKTLRSPSQLPPNIVFGFTVLDPRFHLPDKRTRPQRETQTIEMVSVPPTNANSSPLWEQKIREKVSKTCATTSAINKLRSQCLVPGLDNDKYFNENIMAKIPVLLIQKPSISKTGLGSGVDVILPSNWGMPFWLACIFRCVRVGALRESKSILFECENMQSPDINDPDTPAYTREALSTKLELKEKYFRYPPNRRVNFVKLGISSPFFCEWKILMREWTNTDDFFILRNRKLLNFLQNSLVQEDNTRRYNTPNNHVSSLTLQSAFEDRNCLIRVKVDIIKKGCPKRFAIICMPTNEDIEKFKNNRSWSGPVEKLNVDPNESIRKISRKNHLALLKRLKKQRIHHKKTLTNKLSKMLNKDFQSFSYENKLKNLLEISREAICKQTQKMSQLYLPDCVKVRNSCDREIMGYITMGDFCFTKAKGVGLGYATLNSLIELINKKHPFVLVRNIQTRQYRIARLHVVI
- the LOC126867034 gene encoding ribonucleases P/MRP protein subunit POP1 isoform X1, encoding MAGMEQFDEFLGGSQRLPHEVHIMKLVSARASEIAAMTYSIENPQQTKLVFQKLPVYMRRRVMSHNAKRLPRRLQEAHLNQMTKSGLPPKIKRQSRRYRRRSRNLLAEYKRRQRNKIWLETHIWHAKRFHMIEKWGYRIASYANDKCFKANYRAMTKHCLMQDISYYTCIEISGLEEILKETLKSHCNPLELTFAAQIFIAGIREGTVMFFKKNGYPQFPIGHVHFLWRPSRSDLRTIWIWVHPSFLDDFLTEIISSFEFRLSDEHSTSTSDQNTESCLYINEKNCKMSIHKNTFNRFRFYGPLTTSVLTNALQLPKFDKILNLKLDAMQVDHNQMDYEEDENSDKLWHNKYYDNQENIESLKTQEELWQMLKTLRSPSQLPPNIVFGFTVLDPRFHLPDKRTRPQRETQTIEMVSVPPTNANSSPLWEQKIREKVSKTCATTSAINKLRSQCLVPGLDNDKYFNENIMAKIPVLLIQKPSISKTGLGSGVDVILPSNWGMPFWLACIFRCVRVGALRESKSILFECENMQSPDINDPDTPAYTREALSTKLELKEKYFRYPPNRRVNFVKLGISSPFFCEWKILMREWTNTDDFFILRNRKLLNFLQNSLVQEDNTRRYNTPNNHVSSLTLQSAFEDRNCLIRVKVDIIKKGCPKRFAIICMPTNEDIEKFKNNRSWSGPVEKLNVDPNESIRKISRKNHLALLKRLKKQRIHHKKTLTNKLSKMLNKDFQSFSYENKLKNLLEISREAICKQTQKMSQLYLPDCVKVRNSCDREIMGYITMGDFCFTKAKGVGLGYATLNSLIELINKKHPFVLVRNIQTRQYRIARLHVVI